The Aspergillus luchuensis IFO 4308 DNA, chromosome 7, nearly complete sequence genome has a segment encoding these proteins:
- a CDS encoding peroxidase family protein (COG:S;~EggNog:ENOG410PW9Y;~InterPro:IPR036851,IPR000028;~PFAM:PF01328;~SECRETED:SignalP(1-17);~go_function: GO:0004601 - peroxidase activity [Evidence IEA]) — MKASLLSVLSSFSLVLATDSAKLLPWSPPGHGDVRGPCPMLNTLANHGLLPHNGKDISEEDIVDVLGNTLNVAESLAVALYKEAMTTVEDPSATTFSLSDLDRPGILEHDASLSRQDPYFGNDHEFNQKIFDQTKSYWTSPLIDIEEAAEAHEARWNTSKATNPDFNISETGTAFSFGESAAYMLAFEEDGIGYANRSWVVYFFENERLPQELGWTKRPFVTTGEILFNLTQRIVNSTVGVTPEVITKLKDFAKANPSFAGSS, encoded by the exons ATGAAAGCCAGTCTACTCTCcgttctctcttccttttccttggttTTGGCCACGGATTCAGCCAAGTTGCTTCCATGGTCGCCTCCTGGGCACGGCGATG TGCGAGGCCCCTGCCCAATGCTGAATACACTTGCGAATCACGGGCTTCTACCACACAATGGCAAAGACATTTCTGAAGAAGATATTGTCGATGTACTGGGCAACACGCTGAATGTTGCAGAGAGCCTTGCTGTTGCTCTGTATAAAGAGGCCATGACCACAGTTGAAGACCCTAGCGCGACTACCTTCTCCTTGAGTGACCTTGATCGCCCTGGTATCCTAGAGCATGATGCCAGTTTGAG TCGCCAGGACCCTTACTTCGGCAATGACCATGAGTTCAACCAGAAAATATTCGACCAGACAAAATCGTACTGGACAAGTCCTCTGATTGATATTGAAGAAGCAGCCGAGGCACATGAAGCCCGGTGGAACACTTCCAAGGCCACCAACCCTGACTTTAACATCTCGGAGACCGGGACAGCATTCAGTTTCGGCGAGTCTGCCGCCTACATGCTTGCATTTGAAGAAGACGGTATTGGGTATGCCAACAGATCTTGGGTAGTATACTTTTTTG AAAACGAGCGCCTGCCCCAAGAGCTTGGATGGACTAAGCGTCCATTTGTTACTACAGGCGAGATTCTGTTCAACTTGACCCAGCGGATTGTGAATTCCACTGTTGGTGTCACGCCAGAAGTGATAACCAAGCTGAAAGACTTTGCTAAAGCGAACCCCAGTTTCGCTGGGTCTTCGTAA